In Quercus robur chromosome 11, dhQueRobu3.1, whole genome shotgun sequence, the following proteins share a genomic window:
- the LOC126706449 gene encoding G-box-binding factor 1-like gives MGETSEMAKPSKQMGIGEVNMPPKWFVPLFSTQETPKTPSQPDGPTFVQAYYGSGATAPPFVMSSSAASSLFNPYMWGNQVAYQQCMSQYGPGLQYHAPYNKEVHANLNTVKGVGLAIPEKEERILKGKDLDSMSKHKRSSENLILVGNGSRESEKAASSTRNDGGGPSQSDVSGSEGSSDDSDVKNQEFSKSKRQRFNQLQADGVVAQNKASVQDCGANTDLALHDSVANVAETDLNLGMSLSASSAQPFLMKEGIDLRNERRKQSNRESARRSRIRRQQECEKLQALAEMLKTETSMLKEELVRLSEECGEVDEENNSLMDELTKMYGPDAISDLIARNPNSGCSESNDNEERIPSGDDSPLHTIRIT, from the exons ATGGGTGAAACCAGTGAGATGGCCAAGCCTTCCAAACAAATGGGTATTGGGGAAGTCAACATGCCTCCTAAATGGTTTGTACCATTGTTTTCAACTCAG GAAACACCAAAGACACCTTCACAACCAGATGGGCCAACTTTTGTGCAG GCATATTATGGTTCTGGGGCTACCGCACCTCCCTTTGTCATGTCAAGTTCCGCTGCCTCTTCGTTGTTTAATCCCTATATGTGGGGAAATCAG GTGGCTTATCAGCAATGTATGTCACAATATGGACCTGGACTTCAATACCATGCTCCATATAACAAGGAGGTCCATGCAAATCTTAACACAGTTAAG GGTGTGGGATTGGCCATTCCAGAAAAAGAGGAAAGGATTCTCAAGGGAAAGGACTTGGATTCAATGAGCAAACACAAGAGAAGCTCAGAGAATTTGATTTTGGTAGGTAATGGATCAAGAGAAAGTGAGAAGGCAGCTTCAAGTACCAGAAATGATGGCGGTGGTCCTTCACAAAG TGATGTAAGTGGAAGTGAGGGCTCATCAGATGACAGTGATGTCAAGAATCAG GAGTTTTCTAAAAGTAAAAGGCAAAGATTTAACCAGTTGCAGGCAGATG GAGTGGTTGCACAGAACAAAGCTAGTGTCCAGGATTGTGGTGCAAATACAGATTTGGCATTGCATGATTCAGTAGCAAACGTGGCTGAAACTGATCTCAATTTGGGAATGAGCCTTAGTGCATCCAGTGCTCAACCTTTTCTTATGAAG GAAGGGATTGACCTGAGAAATGAGAGGAGAAAGCAGTCTAATAGGGAGTCAGCTAGGAGGTCAAGAATACGTCGACAG CAGGAATGCGAAAAACTACAAGCATTGGCAGAGATGCTAAAAACCGAGACTTCCATGCTGAAGGAGGAGCTAGTTAGGCTTTCCGAGGAATGTGGGGAAGTTGATGAAGAAAACAATTCCTTAATG GATGAGTTAACCAAGATGTATGGACCAGATGCAATTTCAGACCTAATTGCTAGGAACCCTAACTCCGGTTGTAGTGAAAGCAATGACAATGAAGAAAGAATTCCTAGTGGAGATGACTCACCTCTTCATACGATTAGAATTACAtga
- the LOC126705837 gene encoding arabinosyltransferase RRA2-like, translating into MTGRREMHRNTLQSVRKTRIAIAIAIGVTLGCVFAIFFPHGLFTSSAPIITRTISKSNAQVNSASCESSERINMLKSEFVEASEKNSELRNEIKELTEKLRLADQRKDNAQKQVLVLGKQQKAGPFGTIKGLRTNPAVIPDESVNPRLAKILEKVAVRRELIVALANSNVKDMLEVWFTNIKRVGIPNYLVVALDEEIARFCESKDVPVYKRDPDEGIDSVARTGGNHAVSGLKFRILREFLQLGYSVLLSDVDIVYLQNPFHYLYRDSDVESMTDGHNNMTAYGYNDVFDEPAMGWARYAHTMRIWVYNSGFFYIRPTIPSIELLDRVASRLSQEPPSWDQAVFNEELFFPSYPGYDGLHAARRTMDFYLFMNSKVLFKTVRKDANLSKLKPVIIHVNYHPDKLPRMKAVVEFYVKGNKDALKPFPDGSS; encoded by the exons atgactGGCCGCAGAGAAATGCATCGAAACACTTTACAGTCGGTTCGAAAAACCAGAATTGCAATTGCCATAGCCATTGGAGTCACTTTGGGTTGTGTCTTCGCCATTTTCTTCCCTCATGGTCTCTTCACCTCCTCAGCTCCTATTATTACTCGTACTATCTCCAAATCCAATGCCCAG GTTAATTCAGCTTCATGTGAATCGTCTGAACGGATAAACATGTTGAAATCAGAATTTGTGGAAGCATCTGAGAAAAATTCCGAGCTGAGAAATGAAATTAAGGAGCTAACTGAAAAGCTTAGATTGGCTGATCAAAGGAAAGATAATGCACAGAAGCAGGTTCTTGTGTTGGGTAAACAGCAGAAGGCTGGACCTTTTGGTACCATCAAGGGCTTAAGAACCAACCCTGCTGTCATCCCTGATGAATCTGTCAATCCAAGATTGGCAAAGATATTAGAGAAAGTTGCTGTCCGGAGAGAGCTTATAGTTGCTCTTGCAAACTCAAATGTGAAGGACATGTTGGAAGTCTGGTTCACTAACATCAAGAGAGTGGGTATACCCAATTATTTGGTTGTTGCTTTGGATGAAGAGATTGCCAGATTCTGTGAATCTAAGGATGTTCCAGTGTATAAGAGAGATCCAGATGAAGGTATTGATTCAGTTGCAAGGACAGGAGGGAACCATGCTGTCTCAGGGTTGAAATTTCGTATTCTAAGAGAGTTTTTGCAACTGGGGTATAGTGTTCTTCTATcagatgttgatattgtgtattTGCAGAATCCTTTTCATTATCTTTATCGAGATTCAGATGTGGAGTCCATGACTGATGGTCATAATAATATGACAGCTTATGGGTATAATGATGTCTTTGATGAACCTGCAATGGGTTGGGCTCGATATGCTCATACAATGCGTATATGGGTCTATAACTCTGGTTTCTTCTACATTAGACCAACAATTCCTTCAATTGAGCTTCTGGATCGTGTGGCGAGTCGGCTCTCTCAGGAGCCACCCTCTTGGGACCAGGCAGTTTTCAATGAGGAGCTCTTTTTCCCTTCATATCCCGGGTATGATGGGCTTCATGCTGCAAGAAGGACTATGGATTTCTATCTGTTTATGAACAGCAAGGTGCTCTTCAAAACTGTGAGGAAAGATGCCAACCTGAGCAAGCTCAAACCAGTAATTATTCACGTAAATTACCACCCTGATAAACTTCCCCGAATGAAAGCAGTTGTGGAATTTTATGTTAAAGGGAACAAGGATGCACTCAAACCCTTCCCTGATGGTTCAAGTTGA